From the Sphingobacteruim zhuxiongii genome, the window TGAGATTGTACCTCAAGGCGCGAAAAACGAAGCGCTTCAAATTATTTCTGCAGTATTATTGACGGCAGAAAAGATGACCATCAGCAATATTCCAGATATTAAAGACGTAAATAAGCTTATCGATCTTCTGATCGCTTTGGGCGTTAAGGTCAATCGTTTAAATGAGGATACATACGAGTTTGAAGCTCGTGATATAAATATTGATTACTTCCAATCCGAAGAGTTTAAACGTAAGGGCGGAAGCTTACGTGGGTCTATTATGATCGTCGGTCCATTACTTGCGCGCTTCGGGAAAGCTGCAATCCCTAAACCAGGAGGAGATAAAATTGGACGTCGTCGTCTTGATACTCACTTCTTGGGTTTTGAGAAATTGGGTGCTAAATTTGTCTATGACGCGGAGAAACATTTTTTTAATGTTGATGCGACAGAACTGAAAGGAACCTATATTCTTTTAGACGAAGCCTCAGTAACAGGGACTGCAAACATCGTTATGGCGGCGGTACTTGCAAAGGGTACTACAACAATCTATAACGCTGCCTGTGAGCCTTATTTGCAGCAATTATGCAAGATGTTGAACCGTATGGGGGCGAAGATTTCCGGTATTGGATCAAATCTCTTGACAATTGAAGGGGTAGAAGTACTTGGAGGGACCTCGCATCGTATGCTTCCAGACATGATTGAAATTGGATCTTTTATAGGTTTAGCAGCAATGACTGGTTCAGAAATCACGATTAAGAACGTTTGCTTTAATGAATTGGGAATTATTCCGACCGTATTTTCACGTTTAGGAATTAAGTTTGAGTTGCGAGGAGACGATATATTTATCCCAGCTCAAGATAATTATGAG encodes:
- the murA gene encoding UDP-N-acetylglucosamine 1-carboxyvinyltransferase gives rise to the protein MNAFEIRGGKPLKGEIVPQGAKNEALQIISAVLLTAEKMTISNIPDIKDVNKLIDLLIALGVKVNRLNEDTYEFEARDINIDYFQSEEFKRKGGSLRGSIMIVGPLLARFGKAAIPKPGGDKIGRRRLDTHFLGFEKLGAKFVYDAEKHFFNVDATELKGTYILLDEASVTGTANIVMAAVLAKGTTTIYNAACEPYLQQLCKMLNRMGAKISGIGSNLLTIEGVEVLGGTSHRMLPDMIEIGSFIGLAAMTGSEITIKNVCFNELGIIPTVFSRLGIKFELRGDDIFIPAQDNYEIDTFIDGSILTISDAPWPGFTPDLLSIVLVTAIQAKGNVLIHQKMFESRLFFVDKLIDMGAQIILCDPHRATVIGLNKQQSLRGIEMTSPDIRAGVSLLIAALSAQGKSVIYNIEQIERGYQHIEERLKALGADIRRVDAQPLGH